The Pyrenophora tritici-repentis strain M4 chromosome 10, whole genome shotgun sequence genome contains a region encoding:
- a CDS encoding PAT1 multi-domain protein, with translation MNVWGPTLGQRRESTAAPDYFSSSSKTADEPPTPTTKHTPTPATSNTLANSSDPALTTSTPSSGTSTPHPTTGTDTASRKPLYIREGGSIPSIRFLEKEFNAPAAHLPCGQASDSAHLDNERLRLVNLYNSKKIFKEVFRELPKR, from the coding sequence ATGAACGTATGGGGCCCCACTCTCGGCCAAAGAAGAGAAAGCACAGCAGCACCGGATTACTTCTCCTCGTCGTCAAAAACAGCAGATGAACCTCCAACGCCCACAACCAAACACACTCCCACACCCGCAACATCAAACACCCTTGCCAACTCCTCCGACCCAGCCCTCACCACCTCTACCCCATCATCCGGCACGTCAACGCCACACCCCACCACTGGAACTGACACCGCATCTCGCAAACCCCTGTACATCCGCGAGGGAGGCTCTATCCCCAGTATAAGGTTCCTGGAAAAAGAGTTCAACGCACCCGCTGCGCATCTACCCTGCGGTCAGGCGAGCGACAGCGCGCATTTAGATAACGAGCGTCTGAGATTGGTCAATTTGTACAATAGCAAGAAGATCTTTAAAGAAGTGTTTCGGGAGTTGCCTAAGCGATGA
- a CDS encoding WD40 repeat protein, producing MDEQQGSSSSEESSSGDETSSDITLHEIEEVNECLPCPPRVEPIAEAPISLSSEIDSRYIFPFHLISACSSAGRRAVMCTLTSQQVATAVLGLRAVPPHNDTPVETKGTEIAGPNAIRTPVQAHRMKHDKSILALAVSPRYIFAGTQGGEILVYSLDTYERRSVIHAHKGSVLGLCLSQDRNWLFSSAADPIVNVWCTSTFKHLYALWSPYDIGDIFCVAYSSYHRAVYFGAQNTSIQWYDLKEKDTRPAPSLSSHPAERKNKFFDSLGPGGAQTPRPSGADSKPRHAVGGQELQVDSHDICQFAHYGYVHCMLLGTGILPDAPSEEVLISGGGDGRILLWRIDPKRRGAISTICTLEDGREEGESILSLAREGSFLYSGRFDGEINVWDLETRQLVRSLKASTGDVHTLTLGAGILYAGGKTGIMQKFNEHYESVTTFKAHDGLILASAIARYSEKPILVTGGNDNTVVIWEVKDCAEPSAATRRSNNDLMVESLGQFVSFRTVSSLPKYRADCRRGASYLRDYKFRGNPATAASRKKILFYGHYDVIAAENEHRKWKHDPFTLTGEGGYLYGRGASDNKGPIMAAIYAAHELANEQSLDSDIIFLIEGEEESGSRGFEKAVKARKDLIGDVDWILLANSYWLDDHVPCLTYGLRGVIHATVQVESKHPDLHSGVDGSALLDEPLKDLVMLLSKLTGRHGKVHIPGFYDPILPLTADEKDLYTEITETLLRSNPDLGDPEELAQSLMRRWREASLTIHRFQTSGPENSTIIPRLAKAALSIRLVPNQEAGNVAESLKVFLQAEFDELDSKNNLKLTIDHQARAVAGRLQQ from the exons ATGGATGAGCAACAAGGCTCGAGCTCCTCTGAAGAGTCATCATCTGGTGATGAGACGTCCTCCGACATTACGCTGCACGAGATAGAAGAGGTCAATGAGTGCCTGCCTTGTCCTCCTCGTGTCGAGCCCATAGCTGAAGCCCCGATTTCGCTCTCATCAGAGATCGATTCACGTTACATCTTTCCTTTTCATCTCATCTCGGCCTGTAGCTCAGCAGGCCGACGCGCCGTCATGTGCACGCTTACGTCGCAGCAAGTTGCGACAGCCGTCCTTGGACTAAGAG CAGTGCCTCCACACAATGACACCCCCGTGGAAACAAAGGGCACGGAAATTGCGGGGCCGAATGCCATTCGGACGCCTGTCCAGGCGCATCGCATGAAGCACGACAAGTCGATTCTTGCTCTAGCCGTATCTCCACGATATATTTTTGCCGGTACACAAGGCGGCGAGATCCTG GTATACAGTCTCGACACGTATGAGCGCCGGAGCGTCATTCACGCGCACAAGGGCAGCGTACTCGGCTTATGCCTTTCGCAAGACCGGAATTGGCTCTTCTCGAGCGCGGCAGATCCCATAGTCAAT GTATGGTGCACATCAACCTTCAAGCACCTGTACGCCTTGTGGTCGCCCTACGACATCGGGGACATATTCTGCGTCGCATACTCGTCATACCACCGCGCCGTCTACTTTGGCGCTCAAAACACTAGTATACAG TGGTACGATTTGAAAGAGAAAGACACCCGACCAGCCCCGAGCCTATCCTCCCATCCAGCCGAACGCAAAAACAAATTCTTCGACTCGCTCGGTCCTGGTGGCGCACAAACACCGAGGCCAAGCGGTGCGGACAGCAAACCACGACATGCCGTGGGTGGACAAGAGCTTCAAGTTGACAGCCATGACATTTGTCAATTTGCGCACTATGGATATGTCCATTGCATGCTCTTGGGGACTGGTATACTGCCGGACGCACCATCGGAAGAAGTCCTCATCTCtggaggtggagatgggCGCATATTGCTTTGGCGGATAGATCCGAAGCGGCGTGGAGCCATCTCGACTATCTGCACGCTCGAAGACGGAAGAGAAGAAGGGGAATCGATTCTGTCTCTCGCCAGGGAGGGCTCGTTCCTCTACAGTGGACGCTTCGACGGCGAAATCAACGTATGGGACCTAGAGACACGACAACTAGTCCGGAGTCTCAAAGCGAGCACTGGCGATGTGCATACGTTGACTTTGGGCGCCGGTATCCTCTACGCCGGCGGCAAGACGGGTATCATGCAG AAATTCAACGAACATTACGAATCCGTCACGACCTTCAAGGCGCATGACGGCCTGATTCTCGCTTCCGCAATTGCCAGGTACAGCGAAAAACCTATTCTCGTCACGGGCGGCAACGATAATACCGTGGTAATATGGGAAGTAAAGGATTGCGCTGAGCCGAGTGCCGCTACCCGAAGAAGCAATAATG ATCTCATGGTGGAGTCCTTGGGCCAGTTCGTCTCTTTTCGGACCGTATCTTCGCTGCCCAAGTACCGCGCAGACTGTCGCAGAGGTGCATCGTATCTCCG TGACTACAAGTTTCGCGGCAACCCGGCAACGGCGGCATCGCGGAAGAAGATTTTATTTTACGGTCACTACGATGTCATTGCTGCAGAAAACGAACATCGCAAGTGGAAACACGACCCCTTTACCTTGACTGGCGAAGGGGGTTATTTGTATGGTCGCGGTGCATCTGATAATAAAGGACCAATCATGGCCGCGATATATGCGGCACATGAACTGGCCAATGAGCAGAGCCTAGACTCCGATATCATCTTCCTCATCGaaggagaggaggagagtGGCTCGCGTGGGTTCGAAAAGGCTGTGAAAGCCAGAAAGGACCTCATTGGCGATGTTGACTGGATCCTCCTCGCCAACAGTTATTGGCTAGATGATCATGTGCCATGCCTGACGTACGGACTTCGGGGTGTCATCCATGCCACAGTACAGGTTGAGAGTAAGCATCCTGATTTGCACAGCGGTGTCGACGGTAGTGCGTTACTCGATGAGCCGCTCAAAGACCTCGTCATGCTGTTATCCAAGTTGACTGGCCGTCATGGCAAGGTCCATATCCCAGGCTTCTACGATCCAATTCTACCCCTGACAGCTGATGAAAAGGACCTGTACACTGAGATTACAGAGACTTTGTTGCGCAGCAATCCAGATCTAGGCGACCCAGAAGAACTGGCACAGTCGCTTATGCGTAGATGGCGAGAGGCCTCACTCACCATCCATCGCTTCCAAACTTCTGGTCCAGAGAACTCGACCATCATACCGCGACTTGCCAAGGCTGCTTTATCTATACGTCTAGTACCTAACCAAGAAGCCGGCAACGTGGCTGAGAGTTTAAAGGTATTCCTACAAGCTGAATTCGACGAGCTTGATTCAAAGAACAACCTCAAACTCACCATCGACCACCAAGCCCGAGCCGTGGCTGGGCGACTTCAACAATGA